A genome region from Nitrososphaerota archaeon includes the following:
- a CDS encoding redox-regulated ATPase YchF — MRLRLGLIGKTNTGKTTFFNAATLLSGEVSTYPFTTKTPYAGTASAITLCVHKEFKVKDDPVNSKCIEGWRLIPVELIDLPGLIKGASAGKGLGFQFLSHAAQSDALLHIVDASGSVDADGRITEPGTGDPVADIGDIEEELVLWYLRLLQNNADKISRSIKGGSALEAAIREVFSGIGVKELHVKTALQQAKLEGKDFENWSDEECKEFCWILRDISKPTLIVANKMDLRTAPENFKRIQEAYPDMIVVPASAEAELILRRASEKGLIEYIPGEERFKVVNPNLLNERQRWALNFIKRAVLGQFMRTGVQFAINVAVFKLLRMNTVYPVYDPTKLSDKHGHVLPDVLLMPSGSTVRDLAREIHTELEKGLLYAIDARTGLRLPTDYELKDRDVLSIVSATRSRS; from the coding sequence ATGAGGTTAAGGCTTGGGCTTATAGGTAAGACGAATACAGGTAAGACGACCTTCTTTAACGCAGCTACCCTATTATCTGGAGAGGTTTCTACTTACCCCTTTACGACCAAGACACCCTACGCAGGAACAGCATCAGCAATAACACTCTGCGTCCATAAAGAATTCAAAGTAAAGGACGACCCAGTTAACTCAAAATGTATAGAAGGCTGGAGGCTTATACCCGTGGAACTTATAGACTTACCGGGTTTAATTAAGGGTGCCTCTGCGGGCAAGGGTTTGGGCTTTCAATTCCTCAGCCACGCCGCGCAGTCAGACGCCTTACTCCACATAGTTGACGCATCTGGTAGTGTGGATGCTGATGGGCGTATAACAGAGCCTGGGACAGGAGATCCTGTTGCAGACATAGGTGACATAGAAGAGGAGCTCGTCCTCTGGTATCTTCGCCTTCTGCAGAACAACGCCGATAAGATTTCTCGAAGCATAAAAGGTGGGTCCGCGTTAGAAGCGGCCATCAGAGAAGTCTTCAGCGGCATCGGCGTGAAAGAGCTTCATGTGAAGACCGCTTTACAGCAAGCAAAGCTTGAAGGTAAGGACTTTGAAAACTGGTCGGATGAAGAGTGTAAAGAATTCTGCTGGATACTAAGGGACATCTCCAAACCCACACTGATCGTAGCGAACAAGATGGATCTTAGAACAGCACCAGAGAACTTTAAGCGTATACAAGAAGCCTACCCAGATATGATCGTCGTGCCAGCCAGTGCTGAAGCAGAGCTGATACTGAGGCGGGCTAGTGAAAAAGGTCTAATAGAGTATATACCGGGTGAGGAACGCTTTAAGGTAGTGAATCCGAATCTGCTGAACGAGAGACAGAGGTGGGCGCTTAACTTTATCAAAAGAGCGGTCTTAGGCCAATTCATGAGGACTGGTGTCCAATTCGCTATTAATGTCGCTGTCTTCAAGCTTCTAAGGATGAACACCGTCTACCCCGTCTATGATCCCACCAAGCTCTCCGATAAACATGGACATGTGCTACCAGATGTGCTCCTTATGCCCTCAGGCTCTACTGTTAGAGACCTAGCCAGAGAGATACATACTGAGTTAGAGAAGGGGCTGCTCTACGCTATAGATGCTAGAACAGGTCTAAGACTACCCACAGACTACGAGCTCAAGGACAGAGATGTTCTATCTATCGTCTCGGCAACAAGATCAAGGAGTTAG